In the genome of Raphanus sativus cultivar WK10039 chromosome 4, ASM80110v3, whole genome shotgun sequence, one region contains:
- the LOC130510874 gene encoding replication protein A 70 kDa DNA-binding subunit D — translation MQTSVTPDAISAVLSNPSFDSSSSDRSEIVVQVVDLKPIGNRYTFTANDGKTKVKAMFTASLTPEIISGKIQNLGLIRLLEFTVNDISSKSTKYFLVTKCEEVSSALDSEINLEGKSEEEEEAGEAKRQKLDNSSVSDVVSTGITLKPKQESVAKSASQIITEQRGNVAPAARMSMTRRVHPLVSLNPYQGSWTIKVRVTNKGVMRTYKNPKGEGCVFNVELTDEEGTQIQATMFNDAARKFYDMFQLGKVYYISRGSLKLANKQFKTVQNDYEMTLNENAEVEEASDEEMFVPETKFNFVPIEELGMHVNQKELIDLIGVVQSVSPTMSIRRRTDNEMIPKRDITLADESKRTVVVSLWNNLATGIGQELLDMADKSPVIAIKSLKVGDFQGVSLSTISRSNVVINPESPEAKKLKSWFDSEGKGTSMSSIGSGMSPSAKNGSWSMYTDRVPLSQITSNPSLGEGKPVFFSTRGYISFIKPDQTMWYQACKTCSKKVTEAMDSGYWCEGCQKKDEECSLRYIMVVKVSDSTGEAWFSSFNEEAEKIIGCSADELNKLRSEGGEVNEFQTKLKEATWSSHVFRISVTQNEYNGEKRQRITVKAVAPVDFAAESRFLLQDISKKNNA, via the exons atgCAGACTTCAGTGACCCCAGATGCTATCTCCGCCGTATTATCAAACCCATCTTTCGATTCCTCCTCCTCAGATCGATCTGAGATCGTCGTTCAAGTGGTTGATCTTAAGCCTATCGGGAACCGATACAC TTTCACTGCGAATGATGGGAAGACGAAGGTGAAAGCAATGTTTACAGCTTCATTAACACCTGAGATCATTTCTGGGAAGATCCAGAATCTGGGACTTATTCGTCTCCTTGAGTTCACTGTTAACGACATTTCAAGCAAATCAACCAA ATACTTCCTTGTGACAAAATGTGAGGAGGTTTCTTCTGCGCTTGATTCTGAGATTAACTTGGAGGGTAAGagtgaggaggaggaggaggctggTGAGGCCAAGAGGCAGAAGCTAGATAACTCTTCCGTGAGTGATGTTGTCTCCACTGGAATCACTTTGAAACCCAAGCAGGAGTCTGTTGCCAAATCGGCTTCCCAGATAATCACTGAACAGAGGGGAAA tgTTGCACCAGCTGCAAGAATGTCCATGACTAGAAGAGTTCATCCACTTGTGTCCTTGAATCCCTATCAAGGAAGCTGGACCATCAAAGTCCGAGTCACTAACAAGGGAGTCATGAGAACCTACAAAAACCCTAAGGGAGAAGGATGTGTCTTCAATGTCGAACTAACTGATGAAGAA GGAACTCAAATTCAAGCCACGATGTTCAATGATGCTGCACGGAAGTTTTATGACATGTTCCAGTTGGGAAAGGTTTATTATATCTCTAGGGGATCACTTAAACTTGCTAACAAGCAGTTCAAGACAGTTCAGAATGATTATGAGATGACGCTGAATGAAAACGCAGAGGTGGAGGAAGCTAGTGATGAGGAAATGTTCGTTCCTGAGACTAAATTCAACTTTGTACCCATTGAAGAGTTGGGTATGCATGTGAATCAGAAGGAGCTTATTG ATCTAATTGGAGTTGTTCAAAGTGTTTCCCCTACCATGAGTATTAGAAGGAGAACTGACAACGAGATGATACCAAAGAGGGATATAACTTTGGCTGATGAGTCAAAGAGAACTGTTGTGGTGTCACTGTGGAACAACTTGGCAACCGGCATAGGTCAAGAACTGCTAGACATGGCTGATAAGTCTCCTGTGATTGCAATCAAGTCTCTCAAAGTTGGAGACTTTCAAG GTGTTTCATTGTCCACCATCAGCAGAAGCAATGTAGTGATAAATCCTGAATCACCAGAAGCTAAAAAGCTTAAATCTTGGTTTGATTCTGAAGGCAAGGGGACATCCATGTCTTCCATTGGCTCAGGGATGAGCCCATCTGCTAAGAATGGATCTTGGTCTATGTATACTGATCGAGTCCCACTCTCTCAAATCACTAGCAACCCATCTCTAGGCGAGGGAAAG CCTGTGTTTTTCAGCACCAGGGGTTACATAAGCTTCATCAAGCCAGACCAGACAATGTGGTATCAAGCTTgtaagacttgtagcaagaaaGTAACTGAAGCAATGGACTCTGGTTACTGGTGTGAGGGTTGCCAGAAAAAGGATGAAGAATGCAGCCTAAG GTACATAATGGTAGTGAAAGTCTCTGACTCAACAGGAGAAGCTTGGTTTTCCTCATTCAACGAAGAGGCAGAGAAGATTATTGGATGTTCAGCTGATGAGCTCAACAAACTAAGATCAGAG GGAGGTGAAGTGAATGAATTTCAGACAAAGCTGAAAGAAGCAACATGGTCCTCTCATGTCTTCAGGATCAGTGTCACTCAGAATGAGTATAACGGTGAGAAGAGGCAGAGGATAACTGTTAAAGCGGTAGCTCCTGTTGATTTTGCTGCTGAGTCAAGATTTTTGCTCCAAGACATCTCCAAGAAGAATAATGCATAA
- the LOC130511549 gene encoding DEAD-box ATP-dependent RNA helicase 10 → MEEENEVVKTFEELGVREELVKACERLGWKNPTKIQAEALPYALEGKDVIGLAQTGSGKTGAFALPILQALLQYVNDAEPKKGRRPDPAFFACVLSPTRELAIQIAEQFEALGSDIHLRCAVLVGGIDKMQQTIALGKRPHVIVATPGRLWDHMSDTKGFSLKTLKYLVLDEADRLLNEDFEKSLNQILEEIPRDRKTYLFSATMTKKVRKLQRACLRNPVKIEAASKYSTVDTLKQQYRFVPAKYKDCYLVYILTEMPDSTSMIFTRTCDGTRFMALMLRSLGFRAIPISGQMTQSKRLGALNKFKAGECNILVCTDVASRGLDIPSVDMVINYDIPTNSKDYIHRVGRTARAGRSGVGISLVNQYELEWYLQIEKLIGKKLPEYPAEEDEVLSLLERVSEAKKLSAMNMKESGGRKKRRGEDDEESERFLDGNKGGGGNRDKKSSKKFKR, encoded by the exons ATGGAGGAAGAGAACGAAGTGGTGAAGACGTTTGAAGAGCTTGGCGTGCGCGAGGAGCTCGTGAAAGCCTGCGAAAGGTTGGGATGGAAGAACCCTACGAAGATTCAAGCTGAAGCTCTTCCTTATGCTCTTGAAG GGAAAGATGTAATTGGGCTTGCGCAAACCGGTTCTGGTAAAACAGGAGCCTTTGCGTTGCCTATTCTGCAAGCACTTCTTCAGTATGTTAATGATGCTGAGCCTAAGAAAGGACGTAGACCTGATCCTGCCTTCTTCGCCTGTGTTTTGTCTCCTACTAG AGAGCTCGCAATCCAGATTGCTGAGCAGTTTGAAGCTCTAGGATCTGATATACATCTTAGATGTGCTGTG CTTGTTGGAGGTATAGACAAGATGCAGCAAACTATTGCTCTTGGGAAGCGGCCTCATGttatt GTTGCAACACCTGGTCGTCTTTGGGATCACATGTCTGACACTAAAGGCTTTTCTCTCAAGACTTTGAAATATCTG GTTCTTGATGAAGCAGATAGACTGCTGAATGAAGATTTTGAGAAATCTCTTAACCAGATTTTGGAAGAGATCCCTCGCGACCGTAAAACGTATCTCTTTTCAGCAACTATGACTAAAAAG GTtcggaaacttcaaagagcatGCTTAAGGAATCCTGTCAAG ATTGAGGCTGCCTCCAAATATTCCACAGTTGATACTCTTAAACAGCAGTATCGGTTTGTTCCTGCTAAATACAAG GACTGCTACCTAGTGTACATTCTGACTGAAATGCCTGACTCAACATCAATGATTTTCACCCGAACTTGTGATGGGACTCGTTTTATGGCTTTGATGCTTCGGAGCCTTGGTTTTAGAGCCATTCCTATCAGTGGTCAAATGACTCAG TCAAAGAGATTAGGAGCGTTGAATAAGTTCAAAGCAGGGGAATGTAACATCTTGGTCTGCACGGATGTGGCTAGTAGAGGGCTCGATATCCCGTCGGTTGATATGGTTATCAATTACGACATTCCCACAAACTCAAAG GATTACATCCACAGAGTGGGAAGAACAGCTCGTGCTGGACGTTCTGGTGTTGGGATATCACTAGTAAACCAGTATGAGCTAGAATGGTACTTGCAAATCGAAAAACTCATAg GCAAGAAGCTGCCTGAATATCCAGCTGAGGAGGACGAAGTCTTGTCATTGTTGGAGAGGGTTTCAGAAGCTAAAAAGTTATCCGCAATG AATATGAAAGAATCAGGAGgtaggaagaagagaagaggagaagacgATGAAGAGAGCGAGAGGTTCTTGGATGGTAACAAAGGAGGAGGAGGTAACAGAGACAAGAAATCTTCCAAGAAGTTCAAACGATAA
- the LOC108862735 gene encoding nuclear transport factor 2 isoform X1: protein MAQQEASPSPGAEVVGRAFVEQYYHILHQSPGLVHRFYQDSSLLTRPDATGAVTTVTTMQAINDKIMSLKYENYTAEIETADAQESHERGVIVLVTGRLTGNDNVRKKFSQTFFLAPQDKGYFVLNDVFRFLEEKEVTPPPQAINGTTTRDVQAPVEPERVVVSHEAEVEPEPVASIEEEDLDNVAEVYDPSDKDEGVVVDAEPIEPPPAQISHNEVLPVPQGDAPKHSYASILKLMKSGPAPTQAARNKPRAAAAAPVSTKPKPTAPPAEPAAAAAPENVANSSNVDVEDDGHSIYVRNLPFDTTPTQLEEVFKSFGAIKHEGIQVRSNKQQGFCFGFVEFETSSGKQSALEASPVTIGDRQAVLEEKKTNSRGGGNNGGGRGRYFGGRGSFRNESFKGGRGGGGGRGGYGRGEYSSRPRSSNTRNSGEGYQRVPQNGGSGRGGGGGGRGGPRGGASS from the exons ATGGCACAGCAGGAAGCTAGCCCTTCTCCTGGTGCTGAGGTTGTTGGCCGTGCCTTTGTGGAGCAATACTATCACATTCTCCACCAGTCTCCCGGTTTAGTTCATCGGTTTTATCAGGATTCCAGCTTGTTAACCAGACCTGATGCTACCGGTGCTGTGACTACTGTCACAACTATGCAA GCGATCAACGATAAGATCATGTCATTGAAATATGAAAACTACACGGCGGAGATAGAAACTGCGGATGCTCAGGAGTCTCATGAGAGAGGCGTCATCGTGCTGGTGACCGGACGCTTAACCGGGAACGATAACGTGAGGAAGAAGTTCAGCCAAACTTTCTTCTTGGCTCCACAAGACAAGGGCTACTTTGTTTTAAACGATGTGTTTCGATTCCTCGAGGAAAAAGAGGTGACACCACCACCACAAGCCATCAATGGAACCACCACCAGAGATGTTCAGGCTCCTGTTGAACCAG AACGTGTTGTTGTTAGTCACGAGGCTGAGGTAGAGCCAGAGCCAGTTGCTTCCATCGAGGAGGAAGATCTTGACAATGTGGCGGAGGTGTATGATCCTTCTGATAAAGATGAAGGAGTTGTTGTTGACGCTGAGCCTATCGAACCTCCTCCAGCTCAAATAAGTCACAATGAAGTTCTACCAGTGCCTCAAGGAGATGCTCCTAAGCATTCCTATGCTTCAATC CTGAAACTGATGAAAAGCGGTCCAGCACCAACACAAGCTGCTCGGAACAAGCCaagagcagcagcagcagctcctGTCAGTACCAAACCCAAGCCAACTGCTCCTCCTGCTGAGcctgcagcagcagcagcgcCCGAGAATGTTGCAAACAGTAGCAATGTTGATGTGGAAG ATGATGGTCATTCGATATATGTTCGAAACTTACCTTTCGACACTACACCAACACAACTTGAAGAGGTGTTCAAGAGCTTTGGTGCTATCAAGCACGAGGGGATTCAAGTCAGAAGCAATAAG CAGCAAGGtttctgttttggttttgtggAGTTCGAAACCTCTAGCGGGAAGCAGAGTGCTCtcgag GCCTCACCGGTTACAATTGGTGATCGTCAAGCTGTTTTAGAGGAGAAGAAAACTAACAGTCGAG GAGGAGGCAACAATGGAGGTGGAAGGGGTAGGTACTTTGGGGGAAGAGGAAGCTTCAGAAACGAGAGTTTCAAAGGGGGacgtggtggtggaggaggaagaggaggctATGGAAGAGGTGAATATTCCAGTAGGCCAAGGAGTTCAAACACTCGGAACAGTGGAGAAGGTTACCAAAGGGTTCCTCAAAACGGAGGGAGTGGTAGaggaggcggaggaggaggacgtGGTGGTCCTCGCGGTGGTGCTTCTTCTTAA
- the LOC108862735 gene encoding nuclear transport factor 2 isoform X2, with product MAQQEASPSPGAEVVGRAFVEQYYHILHQSPGLVHRFYQDSSLLTRPDATGAVTTVTTMQAINDKIMSLKYENYTAEIETADAQESHERGVIVLVTGRLTGNDNVRKKFSQTFFLAPQDKGYFVLNDVFRFLEEKEVTPPPQAINGTTTRDVQAPVEPERVVVSHEAEVEPEPVASIEEEDLDNVAEVYDPSDKDEGVVVDAEPIEPPPAQISHNEVLPVPQGDAPKHSYASILKLMKSGPAPTQAARNKPRAAAAAPVSTKPKPTAPPAEPAAAAAPENVANSSNVDVEDDGHSIYVRNLPFDTTPTQLEEVFKSFGAIKHEGIQVRSNKQGFCFGFVEFETSSGKQSALEASPVTIGDRQAVLEEKKTNSRGGGNNGGGRGRYFGGRGSFRNESFKGGRGGGGGRGGYGRGEYSSRPRSSNTRNSGEGYQRVPQNGGSGRGGGGGGRGGPRGGASS from the exons ATGGCACAGCAGGAAGCTAGCCCTTCTCCTGGTGCTGAGGTTGTTGGCCGTGCCTTTGTGGAGCAATACTATCACATTCTCCACCAGTCTCCCGGTTTAGTTCATCGGTTTTATCAGGATTCCAGCTTGTTAACCAGACCTGATGCTACCGGTGCTGTGACTACTGTCACAACTATGCAA GCGATCAACGATAAGATCATGTCATTGAAATATGAAAACTACACGGCGGAGATAGAAACTGCGGATGCTCAGGAGTCTCATGAGAGAGGCGTCATCGTGCTGGTGACCGGACGCTTAACCGGGAACGATAACGTGAGGAAGAAGTTCAGCCAAACTTTCTTCTTGGCTCCACAAGACAAGGGCTACTTTGTTTTAAACGATGTGTTTCGATTCCTCGAGGAAAAAGAGGTGACACCACCACCACAAGCCATCAATGGAACCACCACCAGAGATGTTCAGGCTCCTGTTGAACCAG AACGTGTTGTTGTTAGTCACGAGGCTGAGGTAGAGCCAGAGCCAGTTGCTTCCATCGAGGAGGAAGATCTTGACAATGTGGCGGAGGTGTATGATCCTTCTGATAAAGATGAAGGAGTTGTTGTTGACGCTGAGCCTATCGAACCTCCTCCAGCTCAAATAAGTCACAATGAAGTTCTACCAGTGCCTCAAGGAGATGCTCCTAAGCATTCCTATGCTTCAATC CTGAAACTGATGAAAAGCGGTCCAGCACCAACACAAGCTGCTCGGAACAAGCCaagagcagcagcagcagctcctGTCAGTACCAAACCCAAGCCAACTGCTCCTCCTGCTGAGcctgcagcagcagcagcgcCCGAGAATGTTGCAAACAGTAGCAATGTTGATGTGGAAG ATGATGGTCATTCGATATATGTTCGAAACTTACCTTTCGACACTACACCAACACAACTTGAAGAGGTGTTCAAGAGCTTTGGTGCTATCAAGCACGAGGGGATTCAAGTCAGAAGCAATAAG CAAGGtttctgttttggttttgtggAGTTCGAAACCTCTAGCGGGAAGCAGAGTGCTCtcgag GCCTCACCGGTTACAATTGGTGATCGTCAAGCTGTTTTAGAGGAGAAGAAAACTAACAGTCGAG GAGGAGGCAACAATGGAGGTGGAAGGGGTAGGTACTTTGGGGGAAGAGGAAGCTTCAGAAACGAGAGTTTCAAAGGGGGacgtggtggtggaggaggaagaggaggctATGGAAGAGGTGAATATTCCAGTAGGCCAAGGAGTTCAAACACTCGGAACAGTGGAGAAGGTTACCAAAGGGTTCCTCAAAACGGAGGGAGTGGTAGaggaggcggaggaggaggacgtGGTGGTCCTCGCGGTGGTGCTTCTTCTTAA
- the LOC108859584 gene encoding transcription factor TCP5: protein MRSRECNEDEIQAKQEGDHNDNNNHQVDLNNMLQQQQQNQPSSLSSSRQWTSAFRNPRIVRVSRTFGGKDRHSKVCTVRGLRDRRIRLSVPTAIQLYDLQDRLGLSQPSKVVDWLLEAAKEDVDKLPPLQFPHGFNQMYPNLFFGNSGIGESSSSTSAFPGTNLGFLESYDLGGSSLRSRSRIQDTTTTPRESFDLDKGKWIKHDENTNHHQGHGFDTNHQHFSLTNPYSNNNNTSSYYNLGHLQHSLDQSGNNVTVAISNVPSNDNSNNLNMPPPSSAGDGSQLFFGPPPPAMSSLFPTYPSFLGASQHQHHHVVDGAGNLQLFSSNANPASQQQMMTGNSSLIRPFHHLMSSNHDTDRHSSDDNDSDS from the coding sequence ATGAGATCAAGAGAATGCAACGAAGATGAGATTCAAGCAAAGCAAGAAGGAGATCATAATGACAATAATAATCATCAAGTTGACTTAAACAACATgttgcagcagcagcagcagaatCAGCCTAGTTCGTTATCATCATCGAGGCAATGGACCTCAGCTTTTAGAAATCCAAGAATAGTTCGAGTCTCGAGAACTTTCGGTGGCAAAGACAGACACAGCAAAGTCTGCACAGTCCGTGGCCTTAGAGACCGGAGGATAAGGTTGTCCGTACCAACAGCAATTCAACTTTACGACCTTCAAGATCGATTAGGGCTGAGTCAGCCAAGCAAAGTCGTTGATTGGTTACTCGAAGCAGCAAAAGAGGACGTCGACAAGCTTCCTCCATTACAGTTCCCACATGGCTTTAACCAAATGTatccaaatcttttttttggaaACTCAGGAATAggagaatcatcatcatcaacatcagcGTTTCCTGGTACTAATCTTGGGTTCTTGGAGAGTTATGATCttggtggctcttctttaagatcaagatcaagaatcCAAGATACTACAACAACACCGAGAGAGAGTTTTGATCTTGATAAAGGGAAATGGATCAAACACGATGAGAACACTAATCATCACCAAGGTCATGGGTTCGACACCAATCATCAACATTTCTCTCTGACCAATCCttacagcaacaacaacaatactTCCTCTTATTACAACCTTGGACATCTTCAACACTCGTTAGACCAGTCCGGCAATAACGTTACTGTCGCAATATCCAATGTTCCTAGTAATGATAACAGCAATAATCTCAATATGCCTCCACCGTCGTCTGCTGGAGATGGATCTCAGCTATTTTTTGGCCCTCCTCCTCCGGCAATGAGCTCTCTATTTCCTACGTATCCATCGTTCCTTGGAGCTTCTCAGCATCAACATCATCATGTCGTTGATGGAGCTGGAAACCTTCAGCTCTTCAGCTCCAATGCCAACCCAGCGTCGCAGCAACAGATGATGACGGGTAACTCTAGTTTGATTAGACCGTTTCATCATTTGATGAGCTCGAATCATGATACGGATCGCCATAGTAGTGATGACAATGATTCAGATTCGTGA
- the LOC108857177 gene encoding uncharacterized protein LOC108857177, whose protein sequence is MHTTPMYTSGSSNNPSPGNSLPNQIHLQQNHASSYSEVQPACMYPPPPPASSQQYHHSHLPPVSMLPPPPPLPPGATPPSQAYPNPFHAPPSFPLSFPLKSLEPPGMPLPPPPPPPSSSPLSADTACAKPESANGRALDTEGPAVEDAASLKQSSIRCGSPLYDDPDIEMEDDITLPESSQPLNYGSDQLHTAYSNTEHQPPQPETNSITGTAMNFETNLPVANQDVDDGSRQASSSPYSGRAKIVPLGDMYDPFVDSFEPASVKQDCVQEHEPVSDSYTVPKASVSSNRQLSIEENNQGVVDKQGLSEFDTAAQVSVSSNKPPDVEENTTGNDVGAVVSGDNDEFGENAENGREDDSHETLTPNSNNENPKADNIAREADSTTRRKSRGDAKEEKDSSSSSRSMKLFQVAVTKFVKELLKPSWRQGNMSKEAFKTIVKRAVDKVSNSMEGRRVPKSKAKIDKYIDSSRDKLTKLVMGYVDKYVKA, encoded by the exons ATGCATACTACTCCCATGTACACGAGTGGAAGCTCTAATAATCCTTCACCAGGAAATAGCCTTCCTAATCAGATCCATCTGCAACAGAATCATGCTTCTTCCTACTCTGAGGTTCAACCAGCATGTATGTATCCGCCTCCACCTCCTGCTTCCTCACAGCAGTATCATCACTCTCATCTTCCACCTGTTTCAATGTTGCCTCCCCCGCCACCATTACCTCCTGGCGCCACGCCACCCTCACAAGCTTACCCTAATCCGTTTCATGCTCCACCAAGTTTCCCACTTTCTTTTCCCCTCAAGAGTTTGGAACCTCCTGGGAtgcctcttcctcctcctcctcctcctccgtcttCATCCCCACTCTCTGCAGACACCGCTTGTGCTAAACCTGAATCTGCAAATGGCAGAGCTCTTGACACTGAAGGACCTGCTGTTGAAGACGCCGCATCTTTAAAACAGAGCTCTATCCGTTGTGGTTCTCCTTTATATGATGATCCTGACATTGAGATGGAAG ATGATATCACACTGCCTGAGAGTAGCCAACCTCTCAACTACGGTTCTGATCAACTTCACACAGCCTATTCTAATACAGAACATCAGCCTCCACAACCTGAAACCAATTCTATCACAGGCACTGCAATGAATTTTGAGACAAATCTTCCTGTTGCAAACCAAGATGTAGATGATGGTTCTAGACAAGCTTCTTCCTCCCCTTACTCGGGAAGAGCCAAGATTGTTCCCCTCGGTGACATGTATGATCCCTTCGTTGACAGCTTCGAACCAGCCTCTGTGAAACAAGATTGCGTTCAGGAGCATGAACCAGTAAGCGACTCTTACACTGTACCAAAGGCGAGCGTTTCCTCAAACAGACAACTCAGTATTGAAGAAAACAACCAAGGTGTTGTTGATAAACAAGGTCTAAGTGAGTTTGACACGGCAGCTCAGGTCAGTGTTTCCTCCAACAAACCACCTGACGTCGAAGAAAACACCACGGGTAATGATGTCGGAGCAGTGGTGTCTGGAGACAACGATGAGTTTGGTGAGAACGCAGAGAACGGAAGAGAAGATGACAGCCATGAGACCTTGACTCCAAACTCCAATAACGAGAATCCAAAGGCAGATAACATTGCACGTGAAGCTGATAGCACGACGAGGAGAAAGTCTCGAGGGGATGCAAAGGAGGAGAaagattcatcatcatcatcacggTCCATGAAGCTTTTCCAGGTGGCGGTAACGAAGTTCGTGAAGGAGCTTCTGAAACCATCGTGGAGGCAAGGGAATATGAGCAAAGAGGCGTTCAAGACTATTGTGAAGAGAGCGGTGGATAAAGTTTCTAATTCGATGGAAGGTCGTCGTGTGCCCAAGTCAAAAGCTAAGATCGATAAGTACATTGACAGTTCACGGGACAAGCTGACCAAACTCGTCATG GGCTATGTAGATAAGTATGTGAAAGCGTAG
- the LOC108861518 gene encoding pentatricopeptide repeat-containing protein PNM1, mitochondrial, with protein MPPPLPSLQLRRLLLRTFTSSANPLQSHSRIIPTKTSFPHPPPPRFPLFPSSRLFSSQTNADPQTPADPTQIALSFSKELTGTPAEADPQSISQRLHLSFSHITPNRDLILRTLNLSPEAGRAALGFSDWLDSISSFSHDDETVSLFVDYFGRRKDFKGMLQIIAKHKDLAGAKTLESAVDRLVRAGRAKQVVEFFERMEIDYGLKRDRESLTLVVKKLCERGHGSFAEKMVKSTVNEIFPDERICDLLISGWCAAGKLDEATRFAGEMARGGFEIGTVAYNVILDCVCKLCRKKDPFRLQSEVEKVLLEMETRGVPRNTETFNVLINNLCKIRRTEEAMELFGRMGEWGCQPDAETYLVLIRSLYQAARIGEGDELIDKMKSAGYGKALDKKEYYGFLKILCGIERLEHAMVVFKNMKADGCKPGIKTYDLLMGKMCANNQVTRANGLYKEAARRGVEVSPKEYRVDPRFLKKKSKEVVDSNVKKRETLPEKTARKRRKLKQINMSFVKKPRNKMRRRM; from the coding sequence ATGCCGCCGCCGTTACCGTCTCTGCAACTCCGGCGACTCCTCCTCCGCACCTTCACCTCATCCGCCAATCCTCTTCAATCTCACTCCCGTATCATCCCCACCAAGACGTCATTTCCCCATCCGCCACCTCCCAGGTTCCCTCTATTCCCTTCTTCCAGACTCTTCTCATCCCAAACCAATGCGGATCCACAAACCCCCGCCGACCCGACTCAGATCGCTCTCTCCTTCTCCAAGGAGCTCACCGGAACCCCCGCCGAAGCCGATCCCCAATCAATCTCCCAGAGGCTCCACCTCAGCTTCTCCCACATCACCCCGAACCGCGATCTGATCCTCAGAACCCTCAACCTCTCCCCTGAAGCCGGCCGCGCCGCTCTAGGGTTCAGCGACTGGCTCGACTCAATCTCCTCCTTCTCCCACGACGACGAAACCGTCTCCCTGTTCGTCGATTACTTCGGCCGTCGGAAGGATTTCAAAGGGATGCTACAGATCATCGCCAAACACAAAGACCTCGCCGGAGCCAAAACGCTAGAGTCAGCCGTCGACAGGCTCGTCCGAGCGGGACGAGCCAAGCAGGTGGTAGAGTTCTTCGAGAGGATGGAGATCGACTACGGGCTGAAACGAGACAGAGAGTCGCTCACCTTGGTGGTGAAGAAGCTCTGCGAGAGAGGTCACGGGAGCTTCGCCGAGAAGATGGTGAAGAGCACGGTGAACGAGATCTTCCCCGACGAGAGGATCTGCGATCTGCTGATAAGCGGATGGTGCGCCGCCGGGAAGCTCGACGAGGCGACGAGGTTCGCCGGGGAGATGGCGAGAGGAGGGTTCGAGATCGGTACGGTGGCTTATAACGTGATTCTTGATTGTGTCTGTAAGCTTTGTAGGAAGAAAGATCCGTTTCGGCTCCAGTCCGAAGTTGAGAAAGTGTTGCTCGAGATGGAGACACGTGGCGTGCCGAGGAATACGGAGACTTTTAATGTGTTGATTAATAATCTTTGTAAGATTAGGAGAACTGAAGAGGCGATGGAGTTGTTTGGGAGGATGGGTGAGTGGGGATGTCAGCCGGATGCTGAGACTTATCTTGTTTTGATAAGGAGTTTGTATCAGGCGGCTAGGATCGGTGAAGGAGATGAGCTGATTGATAAGATGAAGTCGGCGGGGTACGGTAAGGCGTTGGATAAGAAAGAGTATTACGGGTTTTTGAAGATACTGTGTGGGATTGAGAGGCTTGAGCATGCGATGGTTGTGTTTAAGAACATGAAAGCTGATGGATGTAAGCCTGGGATCAAGACTTATGATTTGTTGATGGGGAAGATGTGTGCGAATAACCAGGTGACTAGAGCTAATGGTTTGTACAAAGAAGCGGCGAGGAGAGGTGTTGAGGTTAGTCCTAAGGAGTACAGAGTTGATCCGAggtttttgaagaagaagagtaaggaggtggtggataGCAATGTGAAGAAGAGGGAGACTTTGCCTGAGAAGACGGCGAGGAAGAGGAGAAAGCTCAAGCAGATCAACATGAGTTTTGTTAAGAAGCCGCGTAATAAGATGAGGAGGAGAATGTGA
- the LOC108861521 gene encoding COBRA-like protein 5, translating into MESLFSAVIVLLLVSFSCFTSSEALTSNKGNITIKWDLMSWTPDGYVAVVTAYNYQKQRSIGSPGWKMSWRWTRKEVIWSMVGAQTTKEGDCSMFNENIPHSCTSKPTVVDLPLKTPYNQQIANCCKGGVLKPGLESAFQISVGNAGDSVKTVRMPVNFVFTAPKQQYICRPTKNVRPTRFISADKRRMTTALMTWNITCVFHKAT; encoded by the exons ATGGAGTCTCTCTTCTCCGCCGTGATCGTCCTCCTCTTGGTTTCCTTTTCATGCTTCACTTCTTCAG AAGCTCTCACAAGCAACAAGGGAAACATCACAATCAAATGGGATCTCATGAGCTGGACACCTGATGGCTACGTT GCTGTGGTAACAGCTTACAACTATCAGAAACAACGTTCCATTGGTTCACCTGGATGGAAAATGAGCTGGAGATGGACCAGAAAAGAGGTGATCTGGAGCATGGTCGGTGCCCAAACCACAAAGGAAGGAGATTGTTCCATGTTCAATGAAAACATCCCTCATTCCTGCACTAGTAAACCAACAGTCGTAGACTTGCCTCTTAAGACTCCTTACAATCAGCAGATCGCTAACTGCTGCAAAGGCGGTGTCTTGAAACCCGGTTTAGAAAGTGCATTCCAGATATCCGTTGGTAATGCTGGTGACTCGGTTAAGACTGTTCGGATGCCGGTTAATTTCGTGTTCACAGCACCTAAACAACAGTATATTTGTAGACCGACTAAGAACGTTAGACCGACCAGGTTTATATCCGCTGACAAAAGGAGAATGACCACAGCTCTGA TGACCTGGAACATTACTTGCGTCTTCCACAAGGCAACATAA